In Zingiber officinale cultivar Zhangliang chromosome 8B, Zo_v1.1, whole genome shotgun sequence, a single genomic region encodes these proteins:
- the LOC122014183 gene encoding transcription termination factor MTERF8, chloroplastic-like, whose protein sequence is MLHSLVRCHALPPPSQLCRVFFCTGTSASSSGATASPDTHFMVEYLVSTCGFSVDVASKVSKSLRRIQSTENADVVLGFLRSQGLVGANLRKVISWRPGMLGWDVETNLAPRFKVLRDMGLSESDIMDIAPRHPFVIGFNRESTLLPRFKAWESLFGSREILLKNLRRSKWFFSSNIENVVRPNMNFLRDECGIPEERISLVLKRSPGFFTQKPDSLRALVDRADGIGIPRESKMFLWILDVLHLVSREKFEAQVKIMNSFGLSYSDFIAAMKKYPRFLWLSTGALQRKMEFLVKDVGITPSDITKLPVFLTFSLEKRIEVFISSVVTPSPAFHLPSFGQDQFGTVCRNVTCIRIRRWKTLDNSQQ, encoded by the exons ATGCTTCACTCCCTAGTCCGTTGCCATGCGCTTCCTCCGCCGTCTCAGCTCTGTCGCGTCTTCTTCTGTACCGGCACTTCCGCCTCCTCCTCAGGCGCCACCGCTTCTCCTGATACCCACTTCATGGTCGAGTATCTCGTGAGTACATGCGGGTTCTCCGTTGACGTTGCGTCCAAGGTCTCCAAGTCGCTCCGCCGTATCCAGTCCACTGAGAATGCCGACGTTGTTCTTGGTTTCTTAAGATCCCAGGGCCTCGTTGGCGCTAATCTCAGAAAGGTAATATCTTGGAGGCCAGGAATGCTCGGCTGGGATGTGGAGACGAACCTCGCTCCAAGGTTTAAAGTTTTGCGCGACATGGGATTATCTGAGTCCGACATCATGGATATCGCTCCGCGGCACCCTTTCGTTATTGGCTTCAACAGAGAGAGCACGCTTCTCCCCCGATTTAAGGCTTGGGAAAGTTTATTTGGATCGAGGGAGATCCTCCTCAAGAATCTCCGGAGGAGTAAATGGTTttttagcagcaacattgaaaatGTAGTGCGCCCTAATATGAACTTCTTAAGGGATGAATGTGGCATTCCTGAAGAGCGGATTTCTCTTGTCCTTAAAAGGAGCCCAGGCTTCTTTACGCAGAAACCAGATTCCCTCCGAGCTCTAGTAGATAGAGCTGACGGGATTGGAATTCCCCGAGAATCTAAGATGTTCCTCTGGATCCTTGATGTGCTGCACTTGGTCAGCAGAGAAAAATTTGAGGCCCAAGTCAAGATCATGAACAGTTTTGGTTTGTCATACTCGGATTTCATTGCTGCAATGAAGAAATATCCAAGGTTTTTATGGCTTTCCACTGGGGCGTTGCAGAGAAAGATGGAATTTTTAGTCAAGGATGTTGGAATTACGCCTTCAGACATTACTAAGCTGCCAGTGTTTCTAACATTCAGTTTGGAAAAGAG gattgaAGTCTTCATCTCGTCAGTGGTCACCCCATCCCCGGCTTTCCATCTTCcttcattcggacaggatcaatttggcaccgtctgtagGAACGTGACCTGTATCCGaataagaagatggaagacgttggacAACTCACAACAGTGA